The following proteins are encoded in a genomic region of Brachyspira pilosicoli:
- a CDS encoding DUF6320 domain-containing protein, giving the protein MPYCNNCKLEIKTNKCPLCFSELENKNTYNEEYPSYDWYYKKIKKVNAKKIVSLVAVSAVIIIMLVNISTSSKYNWAMISIVSVTSAYFTYICFTASIFYLRQKLLIEFFILLPLVIIIDIFSGFYKWSFNYVMPFLSLGLNLSMLIIGIIDHKYFNEYVSYIISAAFISMLMIVLPLFNFLYWTSLAAFGSGIIVILTMIILFRNEFILSLKKIFNA; this is encoded by the coding sequence ATGCCTTATTGCAATAATTGTAAATTAGAAATAAAAACAAACAAATGCCCATTATGTTTTAGTGAATTAGAAAATAAAAATACTTATAATGAAGAATATCCTTCTTATGATTGGTATTATAAAAAAATAAAAAAAGTTAATGCTAAAAAAATAGTTTCTTTAGTTGCTGTAAGTGCTGTCATCATTATAATGCTTGTTAATATATCAACTTCTTCAAAATATAATTGGGCTATGATATCTATAGTGTCTGTTACCTCTGCATATTTTACCTATATATGTTTTACAGCTTCAATATTTTATTTGAGGCAAAAATTATTAATAGAGTTTTTTATACTTCTTCCTTTAGTTATAATAATAGATATATTCAGCGGATTTTATAAATGGTCTTTTAATTATGTGATGCCTTTTTTATCGCTTGGCTTAAATCTTTCAATGCTTATAATAGGTATTATAGACCATAAATATTTTAATGAATATGTTTCTTATATAATTTCTGCTGCTTTTATATCTATGCTTATGATTGTTTTACCGCTATTTAATTTTCTATATTGGACTAGTTTGGCTGCTTTTGGTTCTGGTATAATTGTTATTCTTACTATGATTATATTATTTAGAAATGAGTTTATTTTATCTTTGAAAAAAATTTTTAATGCATAA
- a CDS encoding alpha/beta hydrolase has protein sequence MDKKIKKTKKNKNLIKEYLSYPVMAINFIKADKKIKPAKFKYDKNKRQYILYFPAQLKENEKPKKQLIVYIHGGGWREGSADLYRFVGRRFAKEGFNAILLGYRLSKKAKYPAQIEDVFNGFNKALSILKEKNIDYSDIVVVGSSAGAHLGALLVYNKDMQKKYNVDINNFKGYISLGGPTDLNVCTNEIITPMLNQLFEWNYNRDLANPYNYIDGSEKNKVLCIHSGLDPICDVQNSINFSNKVNSFNDGLAKCIVFENKEIYHNNLVNGIFFETMDSNNIMDEVFKWIETL, from the coding sequence ATGGATAAAAAAATAAAAAAGACAAAAAAAAATAAAAACTTAATAAAAGAATATTTAAGCTATCCTGTAATGGCTATTAATTTTATTAAGGCAGATAAAAAAATTAAACCCGCTAAATTTAAATACGACAAAAACAAAAGACAATATATTTTATATTTCCCAGCACAATTAAAAGAAAATGAAAAACCAAAAAAACAATTAATAGTATATATACATGGAGGCGGCTGGAGAGAGGGAAGTGCTGATTTATATAGATTTGTTGGAAGGAGATTTGCTAAAGAAGGTTTTAATGCAATATTATTAGGTTATAGATTAAGCAAAAAAGCTAAATATCCAGCACAGATAGAAGATGTATTTAATGGTTTTAATAAAGCACTTTCTATATTAAAAGAAAAGAATATAGATTATTCTGATATAGTTGTAGTAGGTTCATCTGCAGGTGCTCATTTGGGAGCTTTACTTGTTTATAATAAAGATATGCAAAAAAAATATAATGTTGATATAAATAATTTTAAAGGATACATATCATTAGGAGGACCAACAGATTTAAACGTATGCACTAATGAAATTATCACACCAATGCTTAATCAGCTTTTTGAATGGAATTACAACAGAGATTTAGCAAACCCTTATAACTATATAGATGGCAGCGAAAAAAATAAAGTATTATGCATACACTCAGGATTAGACCCTATTTGCGATGTTCAAAACTCAATTAATTTTTCAAACAAAGTTAATAGTTTTAATGATGGTTTAGCTAAATGTATTGTGTTTGAAAACAAAGAAATTTATCATAACAATTTAGTTAACGGCATATTCTTTGAGACTATGGACAGCAACAATATAATGGACGAAGTTTTTAAGTGGATTGAAACATTATAA
- a CDS encoding ATP-dependent helicase — MALMLNEEQKKAVEHIDGPMLALAGAGSGKTRVITERIAYLIKNGIDPSNILAVTFTNKAANEMRERITALLKEKPKQLVISTFHSFCVRVLKLDIDKLGYKKNFSIYSSSDSRTLIRNILREVKVNTLNYDENLFAWYIDRYKNNLMKPNEVVPHDDLEKIAKRVYEVYQNYLKGYNAVDFNDLINLTIDLYINFPDVLDKYQERFKYIMVDEYQDTNLAQYKLTSLLASKYKNIVVVGDDDQSIYAFRGADVSNILSFENEYPEAKIITLNKNYRSTKAILEAAHAVISNNTQRKAKEVVAVNDEGIPPVIMPCEDERDEAQFIAENITQTAINKNLNYENFAILFRMNSQSRIFEEALRFRGIPYTVVGAFQFYERKEIKDILAYLNLFVNPEDEVSLLRVINIPKRGIGAVAINNLNEISIKNGVSLYQTLLDYENIDDIPPKAKTGIKDFLDIIHHYNEIFTVDKNTLEKPKLYENINKFLDTIAYHNEVLNSSDTKEQGSKKIENIESLMNGIAEYEKGNKNATLKNYLDRILLMSIEENNEEEKKKGVMLMSIHAAKGLEFPYVYICGMEDGILPHHKSSSEREIEEERRLCYVAMTRAKKHLTLTYCMKRKKQGRDVECTPSIFLEEMRKGLPEDMAMDEEEFFSNLKATLKRDA, encoded by the coding sequence ATGGCATTAATGTTAAATGAAGAGCAAAAAAAAGCTGTAGAGCATATAGATGGTCCTATGCTTGCATTAGCTGGAGCAGGAAGCGGTAAGACTAGAGTAATCACAGAGAGAATTGCATATTTAATAAAAAATGGAATAGACCCTAGTAATATACTTGCTGTTACTTTTACAAATAAAGCTGCTAATGAAATGCGTGAGAGAATAACTGCTTTGCTTAAAGAGAAACCCAAACAATTAGTAATCAGTACTTTTCATTCTTTTTGCGTGAGAGTGCTTAAACTTGATATAGATAAACTTGGATACAAAAAAAACTTTAGTATATACTCTTCTTCAGACAGTAGAACTCTTATAAGAAACATTTTGAGAGAGGTTAAAGTAAATACTCTTAATTATGATGAAAACCTTTTTGCTTGGTATATAGACAGGTACAAAAACAATTTAATGAAGCCAAATGAAGTAGTGCCTCATGATGATTTGGAAAAGATTGCTAAAAGAGTTTATGAGGTTTATCAGAATTATTTGAAAGGGTATAATGCTGTTGATTTTAATGACCTTATTAATTTAACTATTGATTTATATATTAATTTTCCTGATGTTTTAGACAAATATCAAGAGAGATTTAAATATATTATGGTTGATGAATATCAAGACACCAATTTAGCACAATATAAACTCACAAGCCTTTTAGCATCAAAATATAAAAACATTGTTGTAGTGGGTGATGATGACCAGAGTATATATGCTTTTAGGGGGGCTGATGTATCAAATATACTTTCTTTTGAAAACGAATATCCAGAAGCTAAGATAATCACATTAAACAAAAATTATAGAAGCACTAAGGCGATACTTGAAGCGGCACATGCTGTAATAAGCAACAATACACAAAGAAAAGCAAAAGAGGTTGTTGCTGTTAATGATGAAGGTATACCTCCTGTTATTATGCCTTGCGAAGATGAAAGAGATGAGGCACAGTTTATAGCAGAAAATATCACACAAACTGCAATAAACAAAAATTTAAACTACGAAAACTTTGCAATACTTTTTAGAATGAACTCTCAGTCGCGTATTTTTGAAGAGGCTTTAAGATTTCGAGGCATTCCATATACTGTTGTTGGTGCTTTTCAGTTTTATGAGAGAAAAGAGATTAAAGATATACTTGCATATTTAAACTTGTTTGTTAATCCAGAAGATGAGGTTTCTCTTTTGAGGGTTATTAATATACCAAAAAGGGGAATTGGTGCTGTTGCAATTAATAATCTCAATGAAATAAGTATAAAAAACGGAGTATCATTATATCAAACATTACTTGACTATGAGAATATAGATGATATACCTCCAAAGGCAAAAACAGGTATAAAGGATTTTTTAGATATTATTCATCATTATAATGAAATATTCACTGTTGATAAAAACACATTAGAAAAACCAAAGCTCTACGAAAACATTAATAAATTTTTGGATACAATTGCATATCATAATGAAGTATTAAACTCAAGCGATACAAAAGAACAGGGAAGCAAAAAAATAGAAAACATTGAATCTCTAATGAATGGTATAGCAGAATATGAGAAAGGGAATAAAAACGCAACTCTAAAAAATTATTTAGACAGAATACTTTTAATGAGTATAGAGGAAAATAATGAAGAAGAGAAAAAGAAAGGCGTAATGCTTATGAGTATACATGCAGCAAAGGGTTTAGAGTTTCCTTATGTTTATATATGCGGTATGGAAGACGGCATACTTCCGCATCATAAAAGTTCATCAGAAAGAGAGATAGAAGAAGAGAGAAGACTTTGCTACGTTGCTATGACGAGGGCAAAAAAGCATCTCACATTAACATATTGTATGAAAAGAAAAAAGCAAGGCAGAGATGTGGAATGCACCCCGTCAATATTTTTGGAGGAGATGAGAAAGGGGCTTCCAGAAGATATGGCGATGGACGAAGAGGAGTTTTTCTCAAACCTCAAAGCAACATTGAAGAGAGATGCTTAA
- a CDS encoding PaaI family thioesterase: MELKVLNKQNNSRMCLVCGFKNDLSLKAEFFELEDKSLCALVTFKDYHQGYPGRVHGGILAAILDETIGRAMMPYTGEDKWGVTTTLTTKYKKPVPINEEIRIIGKITYGNGRMYEGEGYILLNDDTVAVTAKGNYICMSLEQIAEMDPNNEEDWYVEKKETDPQTIAIP, from the coding sequence ATGGAATTAAAAGTATTGAATAAACAAAATAATTCAAGAATGTGTTTGGTATGCGGATTTAAAAATGATTTAAGTTTAAAGGCAGAGTTTTTTGAACTTGAAGATAAATCGCTTTGTGCTTTGGTAACTTTTAAAGATTATCATCAAGGATACCCCGGAAGAGTGCATGGAGGAATACTTGCTGCTATTTTAGATGAGACTATAGGAAGAGCTATGATGCCATACACCGGGGAAGATAAATGGGGAGTAACAACAACGCTTACAACAAAATATAAAAAACCTGTACCTATAAATGAAGAGATTAGAATAATTGGAAAAATTACTTACGGCAACGGCAGAATGTATGAAGGAGAAGGTTATATACTTCTTAATGATGACACTGTAGCAGTAACAGCAAAAGGCAATTATATATGCATGAGTTTAGAGCAAATAGCAGAAATGGACCCGAACAATGAAGAAGATTGGTATGTAGAGAAAAAAGAAACAGACCCACAAACTATAGCCATACCATAA
- the feoB gene encoding ferrous iron transport protein B gives MKLTELDIEEGFVVDNVETQGEIRQRIIEMGFTAGAKGWIVRKAPLGDPIQVHIMDYEISLRKSEANGIEVSKADVEIKKMADIKTGKVKREKKNNACDLFLEDKEEISKKFKVPSNNTKLKVAIAGNPNCGKTTIFNALTGANYKVANYPGVTVEKREYSMLYNGYTYDLMDLPGVYSLSAYSQDEVVACDVLLNEKPDFIINVIDSTNLERNLYLTLQLVELGIPILCVLNMYEHAENEGINIDEAKLEELFRLPVMKVHGNKHESVLLILDKIEKIYESGNKLHREAALEYGADVEESIRNIVSSMQGDVSELHKRWLAIKSLEKDERAIHSVRRECNNAGDVIETINKEIIRLETKENSKTDSIMADKRYSYIRGALKEVIKRDDIQAFNFTDAADVVFLNKWLGIPIFLGVLWLIFKVTFTLGAYPQGWIEMGIGALASFVSNLLPEGSLLQSVVVDGVIGGVGAVLSFFPLVLILFVGISFLEDCGYMARAAFLMDKVMHKFGLHGQSFIPMFLGFGCTIPATMAARTLRNKKDRIVTVLITTFMSCGARIPVYVLFTAAFFSPKMAPTVMFSIYIIGVIMAFLVAFILRKLFFKGDETPFVMELPPYRVPRVKTVLRHMFDRGWMYIKKAGTYVFAASVLIWALMTFPQYNPTEEESAELMDRAKTVLVSENIDINDEEALNAEYDRLVASEGLKHSFAGKLGTFIEPVMKPLGFDWRISIALIAGGAAKEVFVSTIAQIKSIEEDEVTLIEALRNDPVFNPIVAYALLLFVLLYFPCFASIAVIGSEIGKAWIPFLIVYTLAVAWIVSFAFYQIAGRIAGII, from the coding sequence ATGAAACTAACAGAACTTGATATAGAAGAAGGTTTTGTTGTGGATAATGTGGAGACACAGGGTGAGATAAGACAAAGAATTATAGAGATGGGTTTTACGGCTGGTGCTAAAGGTTGGATTGTAAGAAAAGCCCCTCTTGGAGACCCTATTCAAGTTCATATTATGGACTATGAAATATCTTTAAGAAAATCTGAGGCAAATGGAATTGAAGTTTCTAAGGCAGATGTTGAAATAAAAAAAATGGCTGATATAAAAACAGGCAAAGTAAAAAGAGAGAAAAAAAACAATGCCTGTGATTTATTTTTAGAAGATAAAGAAGAGATTAGTAAAAAGTTCAAAGTTCCTTCAAACAATACAAAATTAAAAGTAGCTATAGCTGGTAACCCAAACTGCGGTAAAACAACAATATTTAACGCTTTAACTGGTGCTAATTATAAAGTTGCTAACTACCCCGGTGTAACGGTTGAAAAGAGAGAATACTCTATGCTATACAACGGATACACTTATGATTTGATGGACTTACCGGGGGTGTACAGTTTAAGTGCCTATTCTCAAGATGAGGTTGTAGCTTGCGATGTACTTCTAAATGAAAAACCTGATTTTATTATAAATGTTATTGACTCTACAAATTTAGAGAGAAATCTTTATCTTACTTTACAGTTAGTGGAATTGGGTATACCTATTTTATGTGTACTTAATATGTATGAACATGCAGAAAATGAGGGTATAAATATAGATGAAGCTAAATTAGAAGAGCTGTTTAGACTTCCTGTAATGAAAGTTCATGGGAACAAACATGAAAGTGTACTTTTAATATTAGATAAAATAGAAAAAATTTATGAATCTGGAAACAAACTGCATAGAGAGGCTGCTTTAGAATATGGAGCAGATGTTGAGGAATCTATAAGAAATATAGTTAGCTCTATGCAGGGTGATGTATCAGAGCTTCATAAGAGATGGCTTGCTATAAAGTCATTAGAAAAAGATGAAAGGGCAATACACTCTGTAAGACGCGAATGCAACAATGCTGGAGATGTAATAGAGACAATAAATAAAGAAATTATAAGATTAGAGACAAAAGAGAATTCTAAAACAGACTCTATTATGGCAGATAAAAGATACTCATATATTAGGGGTGCTTTAAAAGAAGTTATAAAAAGAGATGATATACAGGCATTCAATTTTACAGATGCTGCCGATGTAGTATTTTTAAACAAATGGCTTGGTATACCAATATTTTTAGGTGTGTTATGGTTAATATTTAAAGTTACTTTTACTCTTGGAGCTTATCCTCAAGGCTGGATTGAGATGGGTATTGGTGCATTAGCATCTTTCGTATCAAATCTTTTGCCTGAAGGAAGTTTATTACAATCTGTTGTAGTTGATGGTGTAATAGGTGGCGTTGGGGCTGTGCTTTCTTTCTTCCCATTAGTTTTAATACTATTTGTTGGTATATCTTTTCTTGAAGACTGCGGTTATATGGCAAGGGCTGCATTTTTAATGGATAAGGTTATGCATAAATTTGGGCTTCATGGGCAGTCTTTTATACCTATGTTTTTAGGTTTTGGCTGTACTATACCGGCTACTATGGCGGCAAGAACTTTGAGAAACAAAAAAGACAGAATTGTAACTGTACTTATAACTACATTTATGAGCTGCGGTGCGAGAATTCCTGTTTATGTATTATTTACTGCAGCTTTCTTCTCACCAAAAATGGCTCCTACTGTAATGTTTAGCATATATATAATTGGCGTAATAATGGCTTTTCTTGTGGCATTTATATTAAGAAAATTATTTTTCAAAGGCGATGAAACTCCTTTTGTTATGGAGCTTCCTCCGTATAGAGTACCTCGCGTAAAAACTGTTTTAAGACACATGTTTGACAGAGGTTGGATGTATATAAAAAAAGCTGGTACTTATGTATTTGCTGCTTCTGTTTTAATATGGGCATTAATGACTTTCCCTCAATACAATCCTACAGAAGAAGAATCTGCTGAATTAATGGATAGAGCAAAAACTGTATTAGTATCAGAAAATATAGATATAAATGATGAAGAGGCTTTAAATGCTGAATATGATAGACTTGTAGCTTCTGAAGGTTTGAAACATAGTTTTGCTGGTAAATTAGGAACATTTATAGAGCCTGTAATGAAGCCTTTAGGTTTTGATTGGAGAATAAGTATTGCTCTTATAGCAGGAGGAGCTGCTAAAGAAGTATTTGTTTCAACAATAGCACAGATAAAATCTATAGAAGAAGATGAAGTTACTTTAATAGAGGCTTTAAGAAATGACCCTGTATTTAATCCTATAGTAGCTTATGCTTTGCTTTTATTTGTATTATTATATTTCCCTTGCTTTGCATCAATAGCTGTTATTGGCTCTGAAATAGGCAAGGCTTGGATACCTTTCTTAATTGTTTATACTTTAGCGGTGGCTTGGATAGTTAGTTTCGCATTCTACCAAATTGCTGGAAGAATAGCTGGAATTATCTAG
- a CDS encoding DUF6506 family protein: MKFAYLIMDKIFDSSKDKASIHNGVSQIIGVSNIEEAIEVSKNLQKEGIDCIELCGGFREEGAKKIIEATENKIAVGFVVHLKEQDDIYRQLFSH; the protein is encoded by the coding sequence ATGAAATTCGCTTATTTGATAATGGATAAAATTTTTGATAGCAGTAAAGATAAAGCTTCAATACATAATGGAGTATCGCAAATAATTGGTGTATCAAATATAGAAGAAGCTATTGAGGTATCCAAAAACTTACAAAAAGAAGGTATTGACTGCATAGAACTTTGCGGAGGTTTTAGAGAGGAAGGAGCTAAAAAAATAATAGAGGCTACTGAAAACAAAATAGCTGTAGGCTTTGTGGTGCATCTAAAAGAGCAAGATGATATATATAGGCAGCTTTTTTCTCATTAA
- a CDS encoding phage head-tail adapter protein, with amino-acid sequence MNNTWSQLNKEIQSKIKKKDSYKEGIIALFDLRNILIETLKSFYKELSRKDFDAIPFVNSDGYHNKTIAYSIWHIFRIEDIVAHTLIADNEQIFFSSNYQKRINSPIITTGNELIKSQIDDFSRKLNLDELYSYIFDVKNSSENIINSLSYDELKKKIPEKRKEKLKLLNVVSNDKDAIWLIDYWCKKDIRGLIQMPFSRHWIMHIEASLRIKNKIYS; translated from the coding sequence ATGAATAATACATGGTCACAATTAAATAAAGAAATACAATCTAAAATCAAAAAGAAAGATAGCTATAAAGAAGGTATTATTGCATTATTTGATTTGAGAAACATTCTAATAGAAACCCTAAAATCATTTTATAAAGAATTAAGTAGAAAAGATTTTGATGCGATTCCATTTGTAAATTCAGATGGATATCATAATAAAACTATTGCATATTCAATTTGGCATATTTTTCGTATTGAAGATATAGTTGCACATACATTAATAGCAGACAATGAGCAAATATTTTTTTCTAGTAATTATCAAAAACGTATCAATTCACCTATAATTACAACAGGAAATGAACTTATAAAATCTCAGATAGACGACTTTTCAAGAAAACTTAACTTAGATGAACTTTATTCGTATATTTTTGATGTAAAAAACAGCAGTGAAAATATAATTAATAGTTTATCTTATGATGAATTAAAAAAGAAAATACCAGAAAAAAGAAAAGAAAAGTTAAAATTATTGAATGTGGTAAGCAATGATAAAGATGCAATTTGGCTTATTGATTATTGGTGTAAAAAAGATATTCGAGGTTTAATACAAATGCCATTTTCAAGGCATTGGATTATGCATATAGAAGCAAGTTTACGCATAAAAAATAAAATATATTCATAA
- the pyrF gene encoding orotidine-5'-phosphate decarboxylase: MMIADNNPKDRLIVALDFNSMSEAVALIDELGDEAVFYKVGLELFLYTKGEIIEYLANKNKKVFLDLKFHDIPNTTAMASLFAAKQNVFMFNVHTSGGKKMMEKTVEEIKKLNKENLIIGVTVLTSLSENDVKNMFTSNIALKDLAVNWAKLGKEAGLDGVVCSPREAAIIKKECGERFRTVCPGVRPKWASVDDQERIMTPKEAIENGCDYLVVGRPITRSEDRVKACRMVVQEIAEGMENNKKSKAQKIAVALLSSQAVKLNVKEPFTFVSGIKSPIYCDNRYVIGFPEYRKVIVESFVNILKLKDFDIVAGTATAGIPWASFIAYELDKPMCYIRAEKKEHGRGRQIEGADCNGKRLILIEDLISTGGSSIKAFEAAKAEGAIGLEIISIFSYEFEKAKKNFEEANIKFSSLSNFSSLMEIAKDEKYISEDELKKALEWNKDPENWNV, from the coding sequence ATGATGATAGCAGACAACAATCCAAAAGATAGGCTTATAGTGGCATTAGATTTTAATTCTATGTCTGAGGCGGTGGCTTTAATAGATGAACTTGGCGATGAGGCTGTGTTTTATAAAGTGGGGCTTGAATTATTTTTATATACTAAAGGCGAGATAATAGAATATTTGGCTAATAAAAATAAAAAAGTATTTTTGGACTTAAAATTTCATGACATACCAAACACAACAGCTATGGCTTCACTTTTTGCTGCTAAGCAGAATGTCTTTATGTTTAATGTGCATACAAGCGGCGGAAAAAAGATGATGGAAAAGACTGTTGAAGAGATAAAGAAATTAAACAAAGAAAACTTAATAATAGGTGTAACAGTTTTAACTAGTCTTTCAGAAAACGATGTAAAGAATATGTTCACTTCAAATATAGCATTAAAAGACTTGGCTGTTAATTGGGCGAAACTTGGAAAAGAGGCTGGACTTGATGGAGTTGTATGCTCACCAAGAGAGGCTGCTATCATCAAAAAAGAATGCGGTGAGAGATTTAGAACGGTGTGTCCGGGCGTGCGTCCTAAGTGGGCTAGTGTTGACGACCAAGAGAGAATTATGACACCAAAAGAAGCCATAGAAAACGGATGCGATTATCTTGTAGTTGGACGCCCTATCACAAGAAGCGAAGACAGAGTTAAAGCTTGCAGAATGGTTGTTCAAGAGATTGCTGAGGGAATGGAAAATAATAAAAAAAGTAAGGCTCAAAAAATTGCAGTTGCTTTGCTTTCATCTCAAGCTGTTAAACTTAATGTTAAAGAGCCTTTTACTTTTGTATCTGGAATAAAAAGTCCTATATATTGCGACAACAGATATGTAATAGGTTTCCCAGAATATAGGAAAGTGATAGTTGAATCTTTTGTAAATATATTAAAATTAAAAGACTTTGATATAGTAGCAGGTACTGCAACTGCTGGTATACCTTGGGCATCATTTATAGCGTATGAACTTGATAAGCCTATGTGTTATATTAGAGCAGAGAAAAAGGAGCATGGCAGAGGAAGGCAGATTGAAGGAGCTGATTGTAACGGCAAAAGATTAATACTTATAGAAGATTTAATTTCAACAGGCGGAAGTTCTATAAAAGCATTTGAGGCAGCTAAAGCAGAAGGAGCTATTGGTCTTGAGATAATTTCAATATTTTCTTATGAGTTTGAAAAGGCTAAGAAAAACTTTGAAGAAGCAAATATAAAATTCTCTTCTCTTTCTAATTTCTCTTCATTAATGGAAATAGCAAAAGATGAGAAGTATATAAGCGAAGATGAATTGAAGAAAGCTTTAGAGTGGAACAAAGACCCAGAAAATTGGAATGTTTGA
- a CDS encoding dihydroorotate dehydrogenase: MNNNRLNIKFLGKELKNPVITSSGCFGFGEEYNNYFDVNELGAVNLKGITLNKKDGNSGVRIAETPSGMINCIGLENPGIEYFRDEIIKNIKYSTPIILNINGSRLEEYVKVAEIANEIERVDFIELNISCPNVKNGGMAFGASCESAERTTKEVKKVLTKKPLIVKLSPNVTDIVSIAKSVEYAGADSVSLVNTFLAMKIDIKTKKPLLGNTFGGLSGAAIMPIALRMVYQVYKAINIPIVGMGGIQKYEDALEFIMAGASVISIGSAIFSNPTLPIEIIKQINNYLEENNINNIKDLIGVAHL, translated from the coding sequence ATGAATAATAACAGACTTAATATTAAATTTTTAGGTAAAGAATTAAAAAACCCAGTGATAACTTCATCTGGCTGTTTTGGCTTTGGAGAAGAGTATAATAATTATTTTGACGTTAATGAACTTGGTGCTGTAAACTTAAAAGGAATAACATTAAATAAAAAAGATGGAAACAGCGGGGTTCGCATTGCAGAAACACCAAGCGGAATGATTAATTGTATAGGCTTAGAAAATCCTGGGATAGAATATTTTAGAGATGAAATTATAAAAAATATAAAATACTCAACGCCTATTATTTTAAATATTAACGGAAGCAGATTAGAAGAGTATGTTAAAGTGGCAGAGATTGCTAATGAAATAGAGAGAGTTGATTTTATAGAGCTTAATATATCTTGCCCTAATGTAAAAAATGGGGGTATGGCTTTTGGGGCAAGCTGTGAAAGTGCTGAGAGAACTACAAAAGAAGTAAAAAAAGTATTAACAAAAAAGCCTTTAATAGTAAAACTATCTCCGAATGTTACTGATATTGTGAGCATTGCCAAATCTGTGGAGTATGCGGGTGCGGATAGTGTTTCTTTAGTTAATACTTTTTTAGCTATGAAGATAGATATAAAAACAAAAAAACCATTATTGGGTAACACTTTCGGAGGTCTTTCAGGTGCTGCTATAATGCCTATTGCTTTGAGAATGGTTTATCAAGTTTACAAGGCTATTAATATACCTATAGTTGGAATGGGCGGCATTCAAAAATATGAAGATGCTTTAGAGTTTATAATGGCTGGTGCTTCTGTTATTTCTATAGGCTCTGCAATATTTTCTAACCCAACACTCCCTATAGAAATAATAAAACAAATAAATAATTATCTTGAAGAAAATAATATAAACAATATAAAAGATTTAATAGGAGTAGCACATTTATGA
- a CDS encoding dihydroorotate dehydrogenase electron transfer subunit: MFLEDCEIVENKKIAEDKYILKIKSKEAFKHIKAGQFFMLKSSTYLRRPISVHYVSNDMVEFYYQVKGEGTKYLSNLKDKVNIQGPLGNGFDTNINNKKVLIAAGGMGIAPIKLLIEKLVNNNNITLVMGGANKDALNIMERFDTNDINLHIVTDDGSVGDKCNAVEKTNEIIKKEKFDIIYTCGPTIMMNGIIKIALTNNILCYASLERRMACGVNACLGCNVEVSYDNKTVVLKKACSDGPVFDAKYLWIKNE, from the coding sequence ATGTTTTTAGAAGATTGCGAGATAGTAGAAAACAAAAAAATAGCAGAGGATAAGTATATTCTCAAAATAAAATCCAAAGAGGCTTTTAAGCATATTAAGGCAGGGCAATTTTTTATGCTAAAAAGCAGCACATATTTAAGAAGACCTATAAGTGTTCATTATGTTTCTAATGATATGGTAGAGTTTTATTATCAGGTAAAAGGCGAAGGCACAAAATATTTATCTAACTTAAAAGACAAAGTTAATATACAAGGACCTTTAGGAAACGGATTTGATACTAATATTAATAATAAAAAAGTGCTTATAGCAGCAGGCGGAATGGGCATTGCTCCTATAAAGCTATTAATAGAAAAATTAGTAAATAATAATAACATCACTCTTGTAATGGGCGGAGCAAATAAAGACGCCCTCAACATAATGGAGAGATTTGATACTAATGATATTAACTTACATATAGTTACAGATGATGGCTCTGTTGGTGATAAGTGTAATGCTGTAGAGAAAACAAATGAAATAATAAAAAAAGAAAAGTTTGATATAATATATACTTGCGGCCCTACCATTATGATGAATGGAATAATAAAAATAGCATTAACAAACAACATATTATGCTATGCTTCTCTTGAGAGGAGAATGGCTTGCGGAGTTAATGCTTGTTTGGGATGCAATGTTGAAGTGAGTTATGACAATAAAACTGTAGTATTAAAAAAGGCTTGTTCTGACGGACCTGTATTTGATGCTAAATATTTATGGATTAAAAATGAATAA